The nucleotide sequence GCCATCCCGGGCGACGTAGGGGTTGTCCCGGAAGCGGGGGTCGCGGCTTGCATCCGGGACCACCGTCGCCCGCGCGGGGTCGAGGATGGCGTGGCCGCAGAAGCTGAGCTCCCGCGGCCCGCTCTGCTCACCGAAGCCGACGCAGGCGCGGAACCACTGGCGGTTCTCGTCGATGAGGCTGATGAAGGCAGTGGGGACGTCGAGCAGCCGGGCGACGAGCCGGGTCAGCGCGTTGAACACCGGCTCGTCCGCCGTCTCCAGCGCATCCAGCGCGTGCAGCGCCTGCAGGCGCGCGTTCTCGTTGGCGGGCGTTGGCGGGGCGAGGACGCTCACGGCGCAGCTCTCCGTTTGACCTGACGGCCGGGGCGGAGCCTGCGGCACGCGCCTTCTCCCTGCGTCGTGTTGCTGATGCCATCCGCCCCGTTGATCGACGGAATGCTAAAGCGCGGGCCGCAAGGCGTCGATAGCTTCGGTTACAGGGGGGTCGCATGCCGGGCTCGCGCCGTCAGCTCTACAACCGGGGGAATCGATCATGAAGCTCTTGCAGCGCCAGGGGATGGCCGTCCAGGTGACCGCCGCCCTGCTCGTCGCGGTGGTGGTCATCATGGGTGTGCTGGTGGTGTTCGCCTCCACCTTCAGCCAGCGCAGCATGCTCGCCGAGAAGGAGGGCGAGATGCGCCAGCAGGTGCGCGTGCTCGATACCATGCTGGAGTTCTACTACGAGGTGCTGGAGAGCCGGGCCAACGAGTACGCCCGCGTGTTCGCCGCGGACTTCCCCGGGGAGCTGACGCGGGACACGAGCGAGCGGGTCACCATCGGCGACTACCGGGCGCCGGTGATGCGCCACGACGGCGAGGTGCTGAACCTCGACTTCAGCACCGTCGATGCCTTCGCCCGGCAGACCGGCGGCAACGCCACGGTGTTCGTGCGCTATGAGGACGATTTCCTGCGCGTCACCACCTCGCTGAAGAAGGAGGATGGCTCCCGGGCCATCGGCACCCTGCTCGGGCAGTCCCACCCCGGCTATCGCCAGCTCATGGCGGGCGAGCCGTACATCGGCCGCGCGCGGCTGTTCGGCCGCGACTACATGACCCGCTACGACCCGGTGCTGGACCGCCGCGGCGAGGTGATCGGCATCCTCTATGTGGGCGTCGACTACACCGCCGAGTTCGCCGATCTGCGCCAGAGCATCGCCGGGCTCACCTTCGGCGAGTCGGGCCGGGCCTTCGCGGTGGACCGCACCAGCGCCGAGGCGCCGGTTGTGCTGCACGCCGAGGAGCAGCGTCTCGGCAGCGCGCTGGCCGAGGCCGGCATGGGGGCGGGCGAGGACACGGTGTCGCGCCTGCGCGGCGATGAGGGCGGGGTGTTCCGCTACGCCGGCGCCGGCAGCGAGTGGCTGATGGCGCACCAGCCGGTGGACGGCTGGGGCTGGACCATCGCCGCCCGCGGCGCGCTGGATGATTTCCAGGCCGCCGGCGCACGCCTGGGCTGGCTGCTCGCCGGCGCCGGCGTCATCGCCGGCGTGCTGCTGGTGGCCGTGGGCGGGCTGACGCTGCGGCGCATGCTGCGGCCGCTGGATGCCCTCGGCCGGCAGGTGCGCCGGGTGGGCGAGGGTGACCTCACCGTCGATTTCCGCCGCCTGGAGGACGAAGGCAACCGCAACGAGCTGCGGCGCATGGAGGACAGCCTCGCGGCGATGACCGCGGACTTCCGCAAGCTCATCGGCGAGGTGGTGGGTGCGGCCCAGCAGCTCGCGAGCGCCGCCGGGCAGATGCTCGAGACCACCCGCCAGTCCGCCCAGGGGGCGGAGCGCCAGCAGAGCGAGGCGGACCAGGTGGGCACCGCCATGAACGAGATGGCGCAGACGGTCCAGGAGGTGGCCCGTAATGCTGCCGAGGCCGCGGAGGCCGCGAAGGAGGCCGACGGCCGCGCCGGCGACGGCCAGCAGACCGTGGAGCGCACCGCCGAGGCCATCCGCCGGTTTGCCGAGCAGATCAGCGGCGTCGCCGGCACCATCCGCGAGGTGGAGCAGGGCAGCGAGCGCATCGGCGGCGTGGTGGATCTCATCAACGGCATCTCCGAGCAGACCAACCTGCTGGCCCTGAACGCCGCCATCGAGGCCGCCCGGGCCGGCGAGCAGGGGCGGGGCTTTGCCGTGGTGGCCGAGGAAGTGCGCAGCCTCGCCAACCGCACCCAGGAGGCGACCAAGGAGATCCAGGGCACGGTGGAGTCGCTGCAGCGGCTCGGCCGCGAGGCCAGCGAGCGCATGACCGAGGGCGAGGCCACCGGCCGCCGCACCGCCGAGCATGCCGAGGAGGCCGGCGAGGCGCTGCAGGCCATCGCCGAGTCGGTGAGCCACATCACCCGGCTCAACCAGCAGATCGCGACGGCGGCGGAGGAGCAGAGCCAGGTGGCGGAGGAGATCAACCGCAGCGTGGTCAGCATCCGCGACGTCTCCGCCGAAACCGCCGAGGGCGCCGCCCAGTCGCGGGATGCCGGCGACAACGTCGCCCGGCTGGCGGACGATCTGCGGGAGCGGGTGGCGCGATTCCGCACCTGAGCCGGCAAAGCCGCCTCAGGTGCGGAATCGAGTTCAAAGTTCAAGGTTCGAAGTTCAAAGGGCCGGGGTTCGGGTCTGGCAGCTCGGGTTCCGGGCCCGGGTTTCGGGTTTCGGGCTTGAAGGTTTAAGGTTCGGCGGCTTCGGGCGTTGGCGGCCGTGGCAGACGGTCGAGCCCGCCGAACCTTAAACCTGAAGCCCCGAACTCGAAACTTCCGGCGTGTCGCGCCGGCACCCAGGCCTGATGAAGCAGAACGACCTCGAATCCCTTCTCCACCGCCTCGACGGGCGCGGCTACAAAGCCTATCGGGATCTGCTCGGCGAGCACGATTTCGGCGAGTTCCGCCTGCACGTCGATCACGTGCAGGCGGACCCGTTCGCCGCGCCCTCGCGGGTGCGGGTGCGCATGCCGCTGGAGGGCGCGGCGTTGCCCGCGCATGTGTTCGCCGACGGCGAGCGCGAGCGGGCGGCGCGGGACTGGCTGGCGCGGCGGTTTCGCGCCGAGGTGCGGCAGAGTCCGGCGCTGGCCATCGATGCCGGCGCCCAGACCGTGCTCGACCGCACCGCGGCGCTGTTCCGGGACGGCGCGGCGGAGCTGCGGTTCACCGTGGCGCTGCCGGCGCGGGGGCGGA is from Spiribacter halobius and encodes:
- a CDS encoding methyl-accepting chemotaxis protein; translated protein: MKLLQRQGMAVQVTAALLVAVVVIMGVLVVFASTFSQRSMLAEKEGEMRQQVRVLDTMLEFYYEVLESRANEYARVFAADFPGELTRDTSERVTIGDYRAPVMRHDGEVLNLDFSTVDAFARQTGGNATVFVRYEDDFLRVTTSLKKEDGSRAIGTLLGQSHPGYRQLMAGEPYIGRARLFGRDYMTRYDPVLDRRGEVIGILYVGVDYTAEFADLRQSIAGLTFGESGRAFAVDRTSAEAPVVLHAEEQRLGSALAEAGMGAGEDTVSRLRGDEGGVFRYAGAGSEWLMAHQPVDGWGWTIAARGALDDFQAAGARLGWLLAGAGVIAGVLLVAVGGLTLRRMLRPLDALGRQVRRVGEGDLTVDFRRLEDEGNRNELRRMEDSLAAMTADFRKLIGEVVGAAQQLASAAGQMLETTRQSAQGAERQQSEADQVGTAMNEMAQTVQEVARNAAEAAEAAKEADGRAGDGQQTVERTAEAIRRFAEQISGVAGTIREVEQGSERIGGVVDLINGISEQTNLLALNAAIEAARAGEQGRGFAVVAEEVRSLANRTQEATKEIQGTVESLQRLGREASERMTEGEATGRRTAEHAEEAGEALQAIAESVSHITRLNQQIATAAEEQSQVAEEINRSVVSIRDVSAETAEGAAQSRDAGDNVARLADDLRERVARFRT